One bacterium genomic window carries:
- a CDS encoding tyrosine-type recombinase/integrase has protein sequence MDAMTGFLSLYSNPGTRRTYAGRLKAFLDFTYGSQRSGPRATEQENFIYADLLEQYLSNGRNYLDDLLRYAAGMGDLPPNTATMRLNCITELLAYRGIEFRKFDLKRVVAKLPKGGSRTLEKDLDHQVLKAILDHMDVRGRALYLTIASTGMRMGETLSIRIPNVDLDGRPPAIDLRGETVKGGVSRYVFITDEAAAAIREWLKVREQSMALADRRSAGVIARGKARARAPDDDRLFPFSMKTAELIWEIACRDAGHLSIDEATNRKQIHPHMLRKFFRSQLSLKVPRDIVEALMGHEGYLDDAYRRYPRRQMAEFYLKGQSMLTISVPKEILDMQTDYEDRMNLQRETNERLLNQNYKLQSEVDQLRAEVAEARAMAEEVIEIGKVLRLAK, from the coding sequence ATGGATGCGATGACTGGGTTCCTCTCCCTCTACTCGAACCCCGGCACCCGGCGGACCTATGCCGGGCGGCTCAAAGCGTTTCTCGATTTTACGTATGGATCGCAGCGGTCCGGGCCTCGGGCTACCGAACAGGAGAATTTTATTTATGCAGACCTACTCGAGCAGTACCTGTCAAATGGCCGGAACTACCTCGATGACCTGCTCCGGTACGCTGCCGGTATGGGAGACCTCCCTCCGAACACGGCCACGATGCGGTTGAACTGCATCACGGAGCTCCTGGCGTACAGGGGTATCGAGTTCCGAAAATTTGATCTGAAACGGGTCGTGGCGAAGCTGCCGAAGGGCGGATCCCGGACCCTCGAGAAAGACCTCGATCACCAGGTCCTCAAAGCGATCTTGGATCACATGGACGTGCGGGGCCGTGCTCTGTACCTCACAATCGCATCGACCGGGATGCGGATGGGGGAGACACTCTCGATCAGGATCCCGAACGTGGACCTGGACGGCCGACCACCGGCGATCGATCTCCGGGGGGAGACGGTGAAGGGCGGGGTGTCGCGGTACGTCTTCATCACCGACGAGGCAGCTGCAGCGATCCGCGAGTGGCTGAAGGTCCGCGAGCAGAGCATGGCCCTCGCGGACCGGCGGTCTGCTGGTGTCATCGCTAGGGGGAAAGCTCGGGCCCGAGCTCCGGACGACGATCGATTATTCCCATTCTCGATGAAGACGGCCGAGTTGATCTGGGAGATCGCCTGCAGGGATGCCGGCCATCTCTCGATCGACGAGGCGACGAATCGCAAGCAGATCCATCCCCATATGCTCAGGAAGTTTTTCCGATCTCAGCTCTCCCTGAAAGTTCCCCGGGATATTGTCGAGGCCTTGATGGGTCACGAGGGATACCTGGACGATGCCTATCGGCGGTACCCTCGAAGGCAGATGGCAGAGTTCTACCTGAAAGGGCAGTCGATGCTCACGATATCGGTCCCTAAGGAGATCCTGGATATGCAGACCGATTACGAAGACCGGATGAACCTGCAACGGGAGACGAACGAGCGGCTGCTGAACCAGAACTATAAACTGCAGAGCGAGGTGGACCAGCTCAGGGCAGAGGTCGCGGAGGCCCGAGCGATGGCCGAAGAGGTGATCGAGATCGGTAAAGTGTTGAGATTGGCGAAATAA